A single region of the Lotus japonicus ecotype B-129 chromosome 4, LjGifu_v1.2 genome encodes:
- the LOC130715331 gene encoding leucine-rich repeat receptor-like serine/threonine-protein kinase RGI4 has product MPVNPWTLFFLCISLLLPYQFFIALAVNQQGEALLSWKRTLNGSIEVLSNWDPIEDTPCSWFGIGCNLKNEVVQLDLRYVDLLGTLPTNFTSLISLNTLILTGTNLTGPIPKEIGKLGELSYLDLSDNALSGEIPSELCYLPELKELHLNSNELTGSIPVAIGNLTKLEQLILYDNQLSGEVPSTIGNLGNLQVIRAGGNKNLEGPLPQEIGNCSNLVMLGLAETRISGFMPPSLGLLKNLETIAMYTSLISGQIPPELGDCNKLQNIYLYENSLTGSIPSKLGNLKNLKSLLLWQNNLVGTIPPEIGNCYQLSVIDVSMNSITGSIPRSFGNLTSLQELQLSVNQISGEIPAELGNCQQLTHVELDNNQITGTIPSELGNLGNLTLLFLWHNKLQGNIPSSLSNCQNLDAIDLSQNGLTGPIPKGIFQLKNLNKLLLLSNNLSGKIPNEIGNCSSLIRFRANQNNITGTIPSQIGNLKNLNFLDLGSNRISGEIPQEISGCRNLTFLDLHANSIAGTLPESLSKLISLQFLDFSDNMIEGTLNPTLGSLFALTKLILRKNRISGSIPSGISSCTKLQLLDLSSNRFSGEIPGSIGNIPGLEIALNLSWNQLSGEIPREFSGLTKLGVLDISHNNLAGNLQYLAGLQNLVALNVSDNKLSGKVPDTPFFAKLPLNVLTGNPSLCFSGNPCSGEDTGRPNQRGKEARVAMIVLLCVAVVLLMAALYVVVSAKRRGDRENDAEDSDADMAPPWEVTLYQKLDLSISDVAKSLTAGNVIGHGRSGVVYGVDIPAAATGLTIAVKKFRSSEKFSAAAFSSEIATLARIRHRNIVRLLGWAANRRTKLLFYDYLPNGNLDTMLHEGCAGLVEWETRLKIAIGVAEGLAYLHHDCVPAILHRDVKAQNILLGERYEACLADFGFARFVEEQHSSFSLNPQFAGSYGYIAPEYACMLRITEKSDVYSFGVVLLEIITGKKPVDPSFPDGQHVIQYVREHLKSKKDPIEVLDSKLQGHPDTQIQEMLQALGISLLCTSNRAEDRPTMKDVAALLREIRHDVPAGSEPHKPKRSEASSYSSSSVTPAQLLFLQSSSHSSSLAYSSSSATAAVAGYHSPRNQS; this is encoded by the exons ATGCCTGTAAATCCATGGACCCTCTTCTTCTTATGCATTTCCCTTTTACTTCCATACCAATTTTTTATAGCTCTTGCAGTAAACCAACAAGGGGAAGCTCTTCTTTCATGGAAGAGAACCCTGAATGGATCCATTGAGGTGCTGAGTAACTGGGATCCAATTGAAGACACACCATGTAGCTGGTTTGGAATCGGCTGCAATTTGAAGAATGAAGTAGTACAATTAGATCTGAGGTACGTGGATTTGCTAGGAACACTTCCCACCAATTTCACCTCATTGATTTCCTTGAACACACTCATCTTAACCGGAACCAACCTCACTGGTCCAATCCCAAAGGAAATTGGCAAGCTTGGTGAACTCAGCTACTTGGACTTGAGTGACAATGCATTGAGTGGTGAAATCCCAAGTGAGCTCTGCTACTTGCCTGAGCTCAAGGAGCTTCATCTCAACTCCAACGAGCTCACCGGTTCAATTCCGGTCGCAATTGGGAACCTCACAAAGTTGGAGCAGCTTATCCTATATGACAATCAACTGAGTGGTGAAGTTCCTAGCACTATAGGCAACTTGGGAAACTTGCAGGTGATAAGAGCTGGAGGAAACAAGAACCTTGAAGGCCCTTTACCCCAGGAAATTGGAAACTGTTCCAATTTGGTCATGCTGGGGCTTGCTGAAACTAGAATCTCAGGTTTCATGCCACCATCTCTTGGCCTTCTCAAGAACCTTGAAACCATTGCCATGTACACTTCCCTCATCTCTGGCCAAATCCCACCTGAACTTGGTGACTGTAACAAACTCCAAAACATCTACCTCTACGAAAACTCCCTCACAGGATCCATTCCAAGCAAATTGGGCAACCTTAAGAACCTCAAAAGCCTTCTTCTCTGGCAGAACAATTTAGTTGGCACCATCCCTCCAGAGATTGGAAACTGCTACCAGTTATCAGTGATTGATGTGTCAATGAACTCAATAACTGGAAGCATTCCCAGAAGCTTTGGCAACTTGACTTCACTGCAGGAACTTCAGCTCAGTGTGAACCAGATTTCAGGTGAGATTCCTGCAGAACTGGGAAACTGTCAGCAACTCACACACGTGGAGCTTGACAACAATCAAATCACTGGCACCATACCCTCAGAATTGGGAAACCTTGGGAATTTGACTTTGTTGTTCCTGTGGCATAACAAGCTTCAAGGTAACATACCCTCTTCGCTTTCCAATTGTCAAAACCTTGATGCCATTGATCTGTCACAGAATGGGTTAACGGGTCCCATTCCAAAGGGGATATTCCAACTCAAGAATCTCAACAAGCTTCTGCTTCTCTCCAACAATCTTTCCGGGAAAATTCCCAATGAGATTGGGAATTGTTCCTCTCTGATTCGCTTCCGCGCGAATCAAAACAACATCACCGGCACCATCCCCTCCCAGATTGGAAACCTCAAGAACCTGAACTTTTTAGACCTCGGAAGCAATCGGATTTCCGGGGAAATTCCGCAGGAAATCTCCGGCTGCCGGAATCTCACCTTTCTGGATTTGCATGCCAACTCCATCGCCGGAACCTTGCCGGAGAGTCTCAGCAAGCTCATCTCGCTTCAATTCCTCGATTTCTCCGACAACATGATCGAAGGCACGCTCAACCCTACCCTCGGCTCGCTATTCGCTCTCACCAAATTGATTCTCCGGAAGAATCGAATCTCCGGTTCAATCCCTAGTGGAATCAGTTCATGCACCAAGCTGCAGTTGCTAGACCTCAGCAGCAACCGTTTCTCCGGCGAGATCCCCGGCAGCATCGGCAACATTCCAGGGCTAGAAATCGCTCTGAACCTAAGCTGGAACCAGCTCTCCGGCGAGATCCCTCGGGAGTTCTCAGGTTTAACGAAGCTAGGAGTGTTGGATATTTCTCACAACAACCTCGCCGGAAACCTCCAGTACCTCGCCGGCTTACAAAATCTCGTCGCCCTCAACGTCTCGGACAACAAACTCTCCGGCAAGGTTCCGGACACGCCGTTCTTCGCGAAGCTCCCCCTGAACGTGCTCACCGGGAACCCCTCGCTCTGCTTCTCCGGCAACCCGTGCTCCGGCGAAGACACCGGGAGGCCGAATCAGCGGGGGAAAGAGGCGCGCGTGGCGATGATTGTCCTCCTCTGCGTCGCGGTTGTCCTCCTCATGGCGGCGTTATACGTCGTCGTTTCAGCAAAACGACGAGGGGACCGCGAAAACGACGCGGAAGATAGCGACGCGGACATGGCCCCACCGTGGGAAGTGACGCTGTACCAGAAGCTCGACCTGTCAATCTCTGACGTGGCGAAATCCCTCACCGCCGGCAACGTCATCGGCCACGGCCGAAGCGGCGTCGTTTACGGCGTGGACATCCCCGCCGCCGCAACGGGGCTAACCATTGCAGTAAAAAAGTTCCGGTCGTCGGAGAAATTCTCCGCGGCGGCGTTTTCGTCGGAGATTGCCACGCTGGCGAGGATCCGCCACCGGAATATTGTGCGGTTATTGGGCTGGGCCGCGAACCGGAGAACAAAGTTACTGTTTTACGATTATTTACCGAACGGTAATTTGGACACGATGTTACACGAGGGGTGCGCAGGTTTAGTGGAATGGGAGACGCGGCTCAAGATAGCTATTGGTGTGGCTGAAGGACTTGCTTACCTTCATCACGATTGTGTGCCTGCTATCTTGCACCGGGATGTAAAAGCGCAGAACATTTTGTTAGGAGAAAGATATGAAGCTTGTTTGGCTGATTTTGGATTCGCTCGCTTTGTTGAAGAACAGCATTCTTCGTTTTCCCTTAATCCACAGTTTGCTGGTTCTTATGGTTACATTGCTCCTG AATATGCTTGCATGCTTAGAATCACAGAGAAGAGCGATGTGTACAGCTTTGGGGTGGTCCTACTAGAGATAATAACAGGGAAAAAGCCAGTGGATCCATCATTCCCGGATGGACAGCATGTTATTCAATATGTTAGGGAGCACTTGAAGAGCAAGAAGGACCCAATTGAGGTTCTGGATTCCAAGCTTCAAGGCCATCCAGACACACAAATACAAGAGATGCTACAAGCACTTGGTATCTCTCTCTTGTGTACCAGTAACCGTGCAGAGGATCGACCCACGATGAAAGACGTAGCAGCATTATTGAGGGAAATTAGACATGATGTTCCAGCAGGGTCTGAGCCCCACAAGCCCAAGAGATCCGAAGCTTCGTCCTATTCCTCCTCATCGGTGACCCCGGCGCAGTTATTGTTCCTCCAATCTAGTTCTCATTCCTCATCACTTGCTTATTCCTCTTCCTCAGCAACCGCAGCAGTAGCTGGGTACCACTCACCAAGGAACCAATCCTGA